A part of Astatotilapia calliptera chromosome 15, fAstCal1.2, whole genome shotgun sequence genomic DNA contains:
- the jak3 gene encoding tyrosine-protein kinase JAK2: MDLSEEESTPLVIRDRGGSQRSSSSTVPNLQVNFFPVKKEATTLQITSGQISAENVCIQAGKKCGILPVYLSLFGLASEDLSFWYPPSHMFDTDENLKVHFRVRYFFGNWFGQEPRSSYRYSLTRDRISPVLDYSVIDYLFAQLRNDFIESKAGIAPPLTLQEECLGLAVLDLWRMAKERNQSVRELCKTVSYKSCLPMSHRHDIQKRNRLDRYRIRNTLKRFLKKLGNCSVDECSLKLKYLIELSGIEPSVGTETFQVNHSSSHPKSDFSLVRVTGETGIQTAGSINNSQVLSRVEWQTFCDFQEIIDISIQRVCHEQVPQDSRMVTITRKDDSCLEVKFQSLKEALSFVSLVDGYFRLTTDSSHFFCQDIAPPSILEGIKNHCHGPITSEFAVNKLKKSGYKGGTFLLRQSPKNYDNFFLTVCVQTPLGLDYKDCLINKNEHYSLFGVQKSFSSLRELTSHYQHNKLLLAEVPVKLTCCCPPRPKELTNLIIIRNCSSVEAPGSPTTERNKFSHIQFHMIKYEDLSCDESLGQGSFTRIFKGKKIDIHDGEKRVTEVLLKELDATHKNCWESFFEAASLMSQIAHRHLLLVYGVSVHGAKNIMVQEYVKYGALDLYLKRGRSVSVSWKLDVAKQLASALNFLEEKNIVHGNICAKNLLLAREGDPSQGSSPFIKLSDPGISMAMVGKDVILDRIPWVAPEVLGAPEKLTLECDKWSFGATVWEIFNNGNSLLRGWNLDQKKQFYESFQQLPPSQWTELADLISQCMDYQADFRPSCRSIIRQLNSLITSDYVILHATEPVTQSPVCRSYSHPQHDQTLFEERYLRYISPLGKGNFGSVELCRYDPLGDNTGELVAVKKLQSNKQSNLEDFQKEVNTLHVLHCDYIVKYKGVCYSMGRLSMSLVMEYLPYGSLIGYLEKNKHNINTRRMLLFASQICKGMEYLQSLRYVHRDLAARNILVASETLVKIADFGLTKVIPHNKDYYRVTQPGESPIFWYAPESITESRFSQKSDVWSFGVVLHEIFSYCDISFNPKRLYMQEIGHNVLGTSISVHLANLLKGNWRLPPPLNCPPKVYLMMRQCWAHDFDERPFFSNLGNEIETMVQDERENSKG, translated from the exons ATGGATCTCAGCGAGGAAGAGTCAACTCCTCTGGTGATCAGAGACCGCGGAGGCagccagaggtccagttcaagCACTGTTCCTAATTTACAAGTCAACTTCTTCCCTGTCAAAAAGGAAGCAACAACATTACAGATCACATCTGGACAAATATCTGCTGAAAATGTCTGCATCCAAGCAGGGAAGAAATGTG GAATCTTGCCGGTATACCTAAGTCTATTTGGTTTGGCATCTGAAGACCTCTCATTTTGGTATCCTCCTTCTCACATGTTTGACACTGATGAAAACTTAAAAGTCCATTTCAGAGTCAG GTACTTCTTTGGAAATTGGTTTGGGCAAGAACCAAGATCTTCATACCGCTACAGTTTGACTAGAGACAGAATCAGTCCAGTACTCGACTACAGTGTCATTGACTATCTTTTTGCCCAG CTTCGAAATGACTTCATTGAAAGTAAGGCAGGCATAGCCCCACCATTGACTCTTCAGGAGGAATGCCTTGGCCTTGCAGTGCTCGACTTGTGGAGAATGGCCAAGGAGCGCAACCAGAGTGTTAGAGAGCTCTGCAAGACTGTCAG CTACAAATCCTGCCTTCCCATGTCACATCGCCATGACATCCAGAAACGAAACCGGCTGGACCGCTACCGAATTAGAAATACCCTCAAGCGTTTCTTAAAGAAGCTTGGCAACTGCTCCGTAGATGAGTGCAGCCTGAAACTCAAGTACCTGATTGAGCTGTCTGGCATTGAGCCTTCTGTTGGAACGGAAACCTTCCAAGTGAATCATTCTTCCTCCCATCCAAAGTCAGACTTCTCTCTTGTGCGGGTCACAGGGGAAACAGGAATCCAAACCGCTGGAAGTATCAATAACAGCCAG GTTTTGTCAAGAGTTGAGTGGCAGACCTTCTGTGATTTTCAAGAAATCATTGACATCAGTATACAGCGGGTATGCCATGAGCAGGTTCCCCAAGACAGCAGGATGGTGACTATAACACGAAAGGATGACAGCTgcttg GAAGTCAAGTTCCAGAGTCTCAAAGAGGCACTTTCGTTTGTGTCACTTGTTGATGGTTACTTCAGACTGACCACGGACTCAAGCCACTTCTTCTGCCAAGACATTGCTCCGCCAAGTATTCTAGAGGGAATCAAAAACCATTGTCATGGCCCAATAAC ATCAGAGTTTGCAGTCAACAAATTGAAAAAGTCAGGATACAAAGGTGGTACCTTCCTTCTGCGGCAGAGTCCGAAGAACTATGACAACTTTTTCCtcactgtttgtgttcag ACTCCACTTGGACTTGATTATAAAGACTGTCTCATTAATAAAAATGAGCACTACAGCCTCTTTGGTGTCCAGAAATCATTTTCCAGCTTGAGAGAGCTTACCAGCCACTATCAACACAATAAGCTCCTGCTGGCTGAAGTACCTGTCAAGTTAACCTGCTGCTGTCCACCCCGACCCAAAG agcTCACAAATTTGATCATCATACGCAACTGCAGCTCTGTAGAAGCTCCAGGCTCTCCAACAACCGAAAGGAACAAATTCAGTCACATCCAGTTTCATATGATCAAATATGAGGACCTGAGCTGT GACGAAAGCCTCGGTCAGGGCTCTTTCACTCGAATctttaaaggcaaaaaaatcGACATTCATGACGGGGAGAAACGTGTGACCGAAGTTCTGCTGAAAGAGCTCGATGCGACTCACAAGAACTGCTGGGAG TCATTCTTTGAAGCTGCCAGCCTGATGAGTCAGATTGCACACAGACACCTGCTCCTTGTATACGGTGTTAGTGTTCACGGAGCAAAGA ACATCATGGTGCAGGAGTATGTCAAGTACGGGGCCCTTGACCTTTACTTGAAAAGGGGGAGATCTGTATCAGTGAGCTGGAAACTTGACGTAGCCAAACAGCTCGCATCAGCCCTCAACTTCCTG GAAGAGAAGAACATTGTTCATGGAAATATCTGTGCCAAAAATCTGCTGCTGGCTAGAGAAGGTGACCCCTCTCAGGGGAGCTCTCCTTTCATTAAGCTGAGTGATCCGGGCATCAGTATGGCCATGGTGGGCAAAGATg TCATTCTGGACAGGATCCCCTGGGTGGCCCCCGAGGTGTTGGGCGCTCCAGAAAAACTGACCCTCGAGTGTGATAAATGGAGCTTTGGCGCCACAGTGTGGGAAATCTTTAACAATGGAAACTCCCTGCTACGAGGCTGGAACCTAGATCAG aagaaGCAGTTTTATGAGAGTTTCCAgcagctgcctccctctcagTGGACAGAGCTAGCAGATCTGATCAGTCAGTGTATGGACTACCAGGCAGACTTCAGACCTTCATGTCGCAGTATTATCCGTCAACTCAACAGTCTCATCACTTCAG ACTATGTGATACTTCATGCTACCGAACCTGTCACACAGAGCCCCGTGTGCAGATCTTACAGCCACCCTCAGCACGACCAGACATTGTTTGAGGAGAGATACTTGCGCTACATCTCCCCTCTGGGAAAA GGGAACTTTGGCAGCGTGGAGCTTTGCCGTTATGACCCGCTGGGTGATAACACTGGTGAGCTGGTGGCTGTGAAGAAGCTGCAGTCCAACAAGCAGTCAAACCTGGAGGACTTCCAAAAGGAGGTCAACACCCTCCACGTCTTACACTGCGACTACATCGTCAAATACAAGGGAGTCTGCTACAgcatgg GTCGCCTCAGCATGAGTCTAGTGATGGAGTACCTGCCCTATGGCAGCCTTATTGGCTACTTAGAGAAGAACAAACACAACATCAACACCAGGCGGATGTTACTATTTGCTTCTCAAATTTGTAAG GGGATGGAGTACCTGCAGAGCCTGCGTTATGTGCACCGAGACCTTGCAGCCCGAAATATCCTTGTAGCCAGTGAGACGCTGGTAAAAATCGCTGATTTTGGGCTGACCAAGGTCATTCCACATAATAAGGACTACTACCGTGTCACCCAACCAGGAGAGAGCCCCATCTTCTG GTATGCCCCAGAGTCCATCACTGAGTCCAGATTCTCCCAAAAATCAGATGTCTGGAGTTTCGGGGTTGTTCTTCATGAAATCTTCTCTTACTGTGATATAAGTTTCAATCCgaaaaga cTTTATATGCAGGAGATTGGGCACAACGTGCTGGGTACATCCATTTCAGTGCATCTGGCAAATCTACTGAAGGGTAACTGGAGGTTACCACCACCTTTAAACTGCCCGCCCAAG GTGTACCTTATGATGAGGCAGTGCTGGGCACATGACTTTGATGAGCGTCCATTTTTCTCCAACCTTGGAAACGAAATTGAAACTATGGTCCAGGATGAAAGAGAGAACTCTAAAGGCTGA